Proteins found in one Paenibacillus wynnii genomic segment:
- the dprA gene encoding DNA-processing protein DprA — translation MLDRDLLFGLNEVEGIGWKTIYKISKAGNLSNKLFKASSEEWEGFGLKENMSVKLAASFTEAWVSTRYSLMKESGVGLLTILDEEYPELLKETAQPPWVIYYRGRLELLSRPSVAMVGTRIPTSYGRKVGSCLAEELSEAGLTVVSGLARGIDSVCHEASLMKRGGTIAVIATGMDKVYPPENRDLLRQIAQDGLVVSEYPIGTKSHPGLFPQRNRIIAGISLGTVVVEADTRSGSLITSDAALEAGRDVFAVPGPITSPKSRGALELIKQGAKLVTCTADILEEYTHYLSKSDLSQKENASIVPDSKESLIEKKLTREEFQLYHILHQGPFTLDELLARSRWDFGHLHSVLLSLIIKKAVSQLPGAIYKVI, via the coding sequence ATGCTCGATCGCGATTTGTTATTTGGACTCAATGAAGTGGAAGGCATCGGCTGGAAGACCATCTATAAAATTAGTAAAGCAGGTAACTTGTCTAATAAGCTCTTCAAAGCTTCTAGTGAAGAATGGGAGGGTTTCGGATTAAAAGAAAATATGTCTGTAAAACTCGCTGCGAGCTTTACAGAAGCGTGGGTTTCTACACGTTACTCTTTAATGAAAGAAAGTGGTGTAGGGCTGCTTACAATTTTGGATGAGGAATACCCTGAACTTCTTAAGGAAACTGCCCAGCCTCCTTGGGTGATCTATTACCGGGGGAGACTTGAGTTACTGTCCCGCCCTTCGGTCGCCATGGTGGGGACGCGAATCCCTACGTCGTATGGCCGTAAGGTTGGATCGTGTTTGGCCGAAGAGCTCAGTGAAGCCGGATTAACAGTTGTGAGCGGACTTGCCCGAGGCATCGACAGTGTCTGTCATGAAGCATCTCTAATGAAACGAGGAGGGACGATTGCTGTCATAGCTACAGGAATGGATAAGGTATACCCTCCGGAAAATCGAGACCTGCTGCGGCAAATTGCACAGGATGGTCTGGTTGTATCCGAATATCCTATTGGGACCAAAAGTCATCCGGGTTTGTTTCCACAGCGTAATCGCATTATAGCGGGTATTAGCCTTGGTACTGTGGTGGTAGAGGCAGACACCCGCAGCGGATCGTTAATTACATCGGATGCAGCCTTAGAGGCAGGAAGGGATGTATTTGCTGTACCCGGACCTATCACCTCTCCCAAGAGCAGGGGCGCACTTGAACTCATTAAACAAGGGGCGAAACTAGTAACCTGTACGGCCGATATTCTTGAGGAATATACTCATTATTTGTCGAAGTCAGACCTCTCCCAGAAAGAAAACGCCTCCATTGTGCCTGATTCTAAAGAGTCGCTAATTGAAAAAAAATTGACAAGAGAGGAGTTCCAACTATACCATATACTGCATCAGGGCCCGTTTACTCTCGATGAGCTGCTTGCACGGAGTCGGTGGGATTTTGGACATTTGCATTCAGTTCTGTTATCTTTAATCATAAAAAAAGCGGTATCACAATTACCAGGTGCTATTTATAAGGTAATTTAA
- the sucD gene encoding succinate--CoA ligase subunit alpha produces MSILVDKNTKVITQGITGSTGLFHTKGALDYGTQMVGGVTPGKGGTFVNIQLEKGGEVSLPVFDTVVAAKAATEATASVIYVPPAFAADSIMEAVDAELDLVICITEGIPVLDMVKVSRYMEGKSTVLIGPNCPGVITPGECKIGIMPGYIHMPGYVGVISRSGTLTYEAVHQLTTRGIGQSSAVGIGGDPVKGSEFIDILKMFNDDPGTKAVIMIGEIGGTAEEEAAVWIRDNMVKPVVGFIGGATAPPGKRMGHAGAIISGGKGTASEKIAVLESCGIKVAPTPAEMGSTLVSVLEERGILDACTTH; encoded by the coding sequence ATGAGCATTCTTGTAGATAAAAATACGAAAGTTATCACGCAAGGTATAACGGGTTCAACCGGGTTATTCCACACTAAGGGAGCATTGGATTACGGCACACAAATGGTCGGCGGAGTTACACCGGGTAAAGGCGGAACCTTTGTTAACATCCAGCTGGAAAAGGGTGGAGAGGTCAGCCTCCCGGTCTTTGATACCGTAGTTGCAGCCAAAGCGGCAACAGAAGCAACAGCCAGTGTAATCTATGTACCTCCGGCGTTTGCAGCCGATTCTATTATGGAAGCGGTCGATGCTGAACTGGACCTGGTCATTTGTATTACTGAAGGTATTCCTGTATTGGATATGGTCAAAGTATCTCGCTATATGGAAGGAAAATCAACTGTACTGATTGGCCCGAACTGTCCAGGGGTTATTACTCCGGGGGAGTGTAAAATCGGTATTATGCCGGGTTATATTCATATGCCGGGTTATGTTGGAGTCATTTCACGCAGTGGTACATTAACTTACGAAGCGGTTCACCAGTTAACTACCCGTGGAATCGGGCAATCTTCTGCTGTAGGTATCGGTGGCGACCCTGTTAAGGGCTCGGAGTTTATTGACATACTGAAGATGTTTAATGATGACCCGGGTACCAAAGCAGTAATTATGATTGGTGAAATTGGCGGAACTGCTGAAGAGGAAGCTGCGGTATGGATACGTGATAACATGGTCAAGCCCGTTGTTGGCTTCATTGGTGGTGCAACCGCGCCTCCGGGCAAACGGATGGGTCATGCAGGAGCCATTATATCCGGTGGTAAAGGAACCGCAAGTGAGAAGATCGCTGTCTTGGAGTCTTGTGGAATCAAAGTAGCGCCAACACCTGCGGAAATGGGTTCCACGCTGGTAAGTGTGCTTGAAGAACGCGGTATTTTGGATGCTTGTACAACACACTAA
- the sucC gene encoding ADP-forming succinate--CoA ligase subunit beta: protein MNIHEYQGKEVLKKYGVTVPNGKVAYTVEEAVQAAESLKSPVVVVKAQIHAGGRGKAGGVKVAKSIEEVRSYASEILGKTLVTHQTGPEGKVVKRLLIEEGCQIVKEYYIGLVVDRGSGRVVMMASEEGGTEIEEVAETHPEKIFKEIIDPAVGLQTFQARKLAYSIAIPNELVGKTVKFMQALYSAFVDKDCSIAEINPLVVTADGDIMALDAKLNFDSNALFRHKDILELRDFDEEDEKEIEASKYDLSYIALDGNIGCMVNGAGLAMATMDIIKYYGGEPANFLDVGGGATTEKVTEAFKIILSDSKVNGIFVNIFGGIMRCDVIANGVVEAAGQLGLTKPLVVRLEGTNVELGKQILAGSGLNIVPADSMADGARKIVALVQ from the coding sequence ATGAATATCCACGAGTATCAGGGAAAAGAAGTGTTGAAGAAGTACGGAGTCACTGTGCCTAATGGAAAAGTTGCTTATACAGTGGAGGAAGCAGTTCAAGCCGCTGAGTCCCTGAAAAGTCCGGTAGTTGTCGTAAAAGCCCAGATCCATGCCGGTGGACGCGGTAAAGCCGGAGGCGTAAAGGTTGCTAAAAGCATCGAAGAAGTGCGAAGTTATGCAAGTGAAATTCTAGGTAAAACATTAGTTACACACCAGACAGGACCTGAAGGCAAAGTCGTCAAAAGGCTTCTTATTGAAGAGGGCTGTCAAATCGTTAAGGAGTATTACATCGGATTGGTCGTAGACCGAGGTTCAGGCCGGGTCGTTATGATGGCTTCCGAAGAAGGCGGAACGGAGATCGAAGAGGTTGCGGAAACGCATCCGGAGAAGATTTTTAAAGAAATCATTGATCCGGCTGTTGGTCTGCAGACATTCCAGGCTCGTAAGCTCGCTTACAGTATTGCTATTCCAAATGAGCTTGTCGGTAAAACGGTCAAGTTTATGCAAGCGTTATATTCAGCTTTTGTTGATAAGGACTGCTCGATCGCGGAGATCAACCCACTGGTTGTTACGGCTGATGGAGACATTATGGCCTTGGATGCCAAGCTTAATTTCGACTCTAATGCATTGTTCCGTCATAAGGACATTTTGGAGCTTCGAGATTTCGATGAAGAGGATGAGAAGGAAATTGAAGCTTCGAAGTATGATCTAAGCTACATAGCGCTAGACGGCAATATCGGCTGTATGGTGAATGGGGCAGGTCTGGCGATGGCTACAATGGATATTATTAAATATTACGGCGGAGAACCCGCTAACTTCCTGGATGTAGGGGGCGGTGCCACTACAGAAAAGGTTACAGAAGCTTTCAAAATCATATTGTCAGATTCAAAGGTTAACGGAATTTTTGTGAATATATTTGGCGGTATTATGCGTTGTGACGTCATTGCAAATGGTGTGGTGGAGGCAGCCGGCCAACTTGGCTTAACTAAACCTCTTGTTGTGCGTCTCGAAGGAACAAATGTAGAACTTGGCAAGCAGATTCTGGCTGGTTCGGGACTGAATATCGTACCAGCAGATTCAATGGCGGATGGGGCCCGTAAGATCGTTGCTCTTGTACAGTGA
- a CDS encoding MarR family winged helix-turn-helix transcriptional regulator yields the protein MEKKTTTPELLLENQLCFTIYACSREITKLYQPYLDKIGVTYSQYLVMLVLWEKQQCTVKEIGEALFLDSGTLTPLLKRLQAAGLIIRERSLQDERKVLISLTEQGWALQAEAACIPSKMMEGTTMSGKEFEDLLGQFKSLLSRVHEVNVSTPRK from the coding sequence ATGGAAAAAAAGACAACAACTCCGGAATTACTGCTTGAAAATCAACTCTGTTTTACGATATATGCCTGTTCACGCGAGATTACTAAGCTGTATCAGCCTTATTTGGACAAGATTGGTGTGACCTATTCGCAATATCTTGTGATGCTCGTCTTATGGGAGAAACAGCAATGCACGGTGAAGGAAATCGGAGAGGCGCTTTTCCTGGATTCAGGAACTTTAACTCCGTTGCTCAAGCGGTTGCAGGCTGCCGGTCTAATTATACGTGAGCGTTCCCTACAGGATGAGCGTAAGGTACTCATCTCTTTGACTGAACAAGGCTGGGCTTTGCAAGCAGAAGCAGCATGTATTCCAAGTAAGATGATGGAGGGTACAACGATGTCCGGCAAGGAGTTCGAGGATCTGTTGGGACAGTTCAAAAGCTTGCTCAGTCGGGTTCATGAAGTGAACGTAAGTACCCCGCGGAAATAG
- a CDS encoding organic hydroperoxide resistance protein, which produces MMVIQQKMYETTVKAIGGRNGFIESDNPQLRLDISTPREMGGAGGEGTNPEQLFAAGYSACFDSALNMVARMGKVKIEGSEVTATVSFGKVEDGGFGIAVKLDVLVKGVDHATAVSLAEAAHGACPYSRATRGNIVVDINVL; this is translated from the coding sequence ATGATGGTTATACAACAAAAAATGTACGAAACAACGGTTAAAGCAATTGGAGGAAGAAACGGTTTTATCGAATCAGACAACCCCCAGCTGCGTTTAGATATCAGTACACCCCGTGAAATGGGCGGCGCCGGCGGAGAAGGTACAAATCCTGAGCAGCTGTTCGCAGCCGGTTACTCCGCTTGTTTCGATAGTGCGCTGAATATGGTTGCCCGTATGGGCAAAGTGAAAATAGAGGGTAGTGAAGTGACGGCTACGGTCAGCTTTGGCAAAGTGGAAGATGGCGGCTTCGGGATTGCTGTTAAGCTTGATGTACTTGTAAAAGGAGTAGATCATGCAACAGCCGTTTCCCTAGCTGAAGCCGCTCACGGAGCATGCCCTTACTCCCGCGCCACACGCGGTAATATCGTTGTAGACATTAATGTACTGTAA
- a CDS encoding cyclic lactone autoinducer peptide, protein MFKKSIYALASGLSLFAAIIVSTPSFLFIYQGETPRELLK, encoded by the coding sequence ATGTTCAAAAAAAGTATTTATGCATTGGCTAGCGGCCTTTCATTATTTGCAGCTATCATCGTGTCTACACCCAGCTTTTTGTTTATCTATCAAGGTGAAACCCCGCGGGAGCTGCTTAAATAA
- a CDS encoding accessory gene regulator B family protein has translation MIEILATKLAVRIKLIVPEHPASESVLKFALSLLINAISIIFFSLAISLLTAKTLETVTVLIAFAILRQLSGGFHLKSGFWCVVGTTAMASIMSLLQPSALWIQILNITGILLVLIYAPSGIEKQSRIPSVFYPYLKIAAALTVASNLLIQSPMLALSFFVQSATLIKLRR, from the coding sequence ATGATTGAGATTCTGGCTACAAAACTGGCAGTAAGGATCAAGCTTATTGTTCCTGAACATCCTGCCTCGGAATCAGTACTAAAATTCGCATTAAGTCTGCTAATAAATGCAATCTCCATTATTTTCTTTAGTTTGGCCATATCTTTGTTAACTGCAAAGACTCTAGAGACGGTAACCGTTCTGATAGCCTTCGCCATTTTGAGACAACTTTCAGGCGGATTTCACTTAAAGTCGGGTTTTTGGTGTGTTGTAGGGACTACAGCCATGGCATCAATTATGTCCTTGCTGCAACCCAGTGCCCTTTGGATTCAAATCCTGAATATCACAGGAATTTTATTAGTATTAATCTACGCACCTTCAGGAATCGAAAAGCAATCCCGCATACCTTCAGTATTCTATCCTTATTTGAAAATCGCAGCTGCTTTAACTGTAGCCTCTAACCTACTTATTCAATCACCGATGTTGGCTTTATCTTTCTTCGTCCAAAGTGCAACGCTTATTAAGTTAAGGAGGTGA
- a CDS encoding helix-turn-helix domain-containing protein: protein MQLLQIETVVPALSGKRIRHGRKLKDMTIVEVAAQIGISAVALSYIEGNKNIPSLPTLKSLSDVLDLPIYYLGCFEDLPEVSLGEQIRKARMYRGMLVLDMSVEFCVDVKTIRNWETDKRKPLSRHMKELNLFLEILAINRQDTP from the coding sequence TTGCAACTCCTCCAAATAGAGACTGTTGTACCAGCTTTATCTGGTAAAAGGATTCGTCATGGGCGAAAACTCAAAGATATGACAATAGTTGAGGTCGCTGCTCAAATAGGGATCTCTGCAGTAGCACTCTCTTATATAGAAGGAAATAAAAATATACCTTCCCTTCCGACCTTAAAAAGTTTATCCGATGTTCTTGATCTCCCGATCTATTATCTCGGATGTTTTGAGGATCTACCAGAAGTATCATTGGGAGAACAAATTCGAAAGGCGCGTATGTATCGGGGGATGCTAGTTTTAGATATGTCCGTTGAATTTTGCGTAGATGTGAAGACAATAAGAAATTGGGAGACAGATAAAAGAAAACCACTGAGTAGGCATATGAAAGAATTAAATCTATTTTTAGAAATCCTCGCAATTAATCGGCAAGATACCCCTTAA
- a CDS encoding YolD-like family protein — MSRKLDSIWDCNRMVMPEHKQRIIREEREQERHVKPTLDPQEIELIDRVLYQSMEAHSPVTLTLFDPFRNKQYKGIVMKVDRQLGIKLRWSEDDWDWIKIEDVISATQ; from the coding sequence ATGTCGAGAAAATTGGATAGCATATGGGACTGCAACAGAATGGTGATGCCAGAACATAAACAACGGATAATAAGGGAAGAGAGGGAGCAGGAACGGCATGTCAAACCCACTCTGGACCCTCAGGAGATTGAGTTGATTGATAGAGTTCTTTACCAATCTATGGAGGCTCATAGTCCAGTTACGTTGACGTTATTCGACCCTTTTAGAAATAAACAATATAAGGGCATTGTCATGAAGGTGGATCGACAACTTGGCATAAAACTACGCTGGTCTGAAGATGATTGGGACTGGATCAAAATAGAGGATGTTATAAGTGCAACTCAATGA
- a CDS encoding aspartyl-phosphate phosphatase Spo0E family protein, protein MESIILRIEELRLELNKLSAYKRLADPEVIKASQELDDALNMYNILLEKRISE, encoded by the coding sequence TTGGAGAGTATCATTCTAAGAATCGAAGAACTCCGGTTGGAATTGAATAAACTATCCGCATATAAACGCCTAGCCGACCCGGAGGTTATAAAAGCAAGTCAAGAACTAGATGATGCATTAAATATGTATAACATCTTGCTGGAAAAAAGAATCTCAGAATAA
- a CDS encoding Panacea domain-containing protein codes for MAFHFIAIANDYVQGRRLGWHYPSREKLRKERIQSFMNRVELECGDIQLGIHKFSTESKKWDSVLEKDSFFEDVIVTENEDFFIEQVSSGKELRAYDVAKYILSITPLTHLKLQKLLYYAYAEYLLATGEKLFKDPIVAFKYGPVVEDVFYQFRHNGSSQIDYKEDEVFFIHTKKAPPSFVRIISSDNGLIAAAFVLKTWKRYIDFTAKELVEKTHKRGGPWDRVYKSGTNQVISDDHIKKYHHVVQ; via the coding sequence ATGGCTTTCCATTTTATTGCTATTGCGAATGATTATGTGCAAGGAAGACGTTTAGGGTGGCACTATCCATCGAGAGAAAAGTTACGTAAAGAAAGAATTCAATCATTTATGAACAGAGTTGAGTTAGAATGTGGTGATATTCAATTAGGAATACACAAATTTTCAACAGAATCTAAAAAATGGGATTCTGTTTTGGAGAAGGATTCGTTTTTTGAAGACGTAATCGTAACCGAAAACGAAGATTTTTTCATTGAGCAGGTTTCTTCTGGAAAAGAATTAAGGGCTTATGATGTAGCAAAATACATTCTTTCCATCACACCATTGACACATTTGAAGTTGCAAAAACTGTTATATTACGCGTATGCTGAATATTTACTGGCAACAGGAGAGAAATTGTTTAAAGATCCAATTGTGGCTTTTAAGTACGGACCAGTAGTAGAAGATGTATTTTACCAATTCCGACACAATGGGTCTTCCCAGATAGATTATAAAGAAGATGAAGTCTTTTTCATTCACACAAAAAAAGCTCCTCCTTCTTTCGTAAGGATAATCTCTTCTGATAACGGATTGATTGCAGCTGCATTTGTATTAAAAACTTGGAAAAGATACATCGACTTTACTGCTAAAGAACTGGTTGAAAAAACACACAAACGAGGTGGACCTTGGGATCGTGTTTATAAGTCAGGAACTAATCAGGTAATATCGGATGATCATATCAAAAAATATCATCATGTAGTTCAATAA
- a CDS encoding ATP-dependent DNA ligase — translation MFIAPTLLQTTHRPFSHSDYIFEPKIDGHRLIYSQQSGLVQLYTRHNNECTQQYPELQLPFSEDIILDGEVACVNPTNGVSDFESVMSRFQARKADKIKRLTTTLPAYYAIFDILRYKGQDLRGLPLMKRREILLSITLPSRSFGVVPHIDGDGEALFVQIESRGMEGVVGKRKTSLYETGRRSPAWQKVINWTYAEVFITGYRKDEFGWLTAIPSGTSGRLHPAGIIELGASPLNKKAFYGVAKQLVKGEDKEFVYLEPRLRAKVRTRNWTKSGMLRSPVFTEFIF, via the coding sequence TTGTTTATTGCTCCTACACTGCTGCAGACTACTCACAGGCCGTTTTCTCACAGCGATTATATATTTGAACCAAAAATAGACGGCCATCGTCTTATTTATTCCCAGCAGTCCGGTTTGGTCCAATTGTATACTCGCCACAATAACGAATGTACCCAGCAATACCCCGAACTTCAACTACCATTCTCAGAAGATATTATCCTAGATGGAGAAGTAGCTTGCGTTAATCCTACAAATGGCGTGTCTGACTTTGAATCGGTGATGAGTCGGTTTCAGGCACGAAAGGCAGATAAAATAAAACGTCTTACAACCACACTTCCAGCTTACTATGCCATCTTTGACATACTGCGATACAAAGGTCAGGATCTGCGTGGATTACCGCTAATGAAGCGTAGGGAGATTCTTTTGAGTATTACTTTGCCATCAAGAAGTTTCGGAGTGGTGCCGCATATAGATGGGGATGGCGAAGCATTATTCGTGCAAATTGAATCACGAGGTATGGAGGGTGTGGTAGGCAAGAGGAAGACAAGTCTTTATGAGACTGGCCGCCGATCCCCAGCATGGCAAAAGGTTATAAACTGGACTTATGCAGAGGTTTTTATAACGGGATATCGCAAGGATGAATTCGGGTGGTTAACAGCAATTCCTTCCGGAACATCAGGGAGGCTGCATCCAGCTGGGATTATAGAACTTGGAGCAAGCCCGCTGAATAAGAAAGCATTCTATGGAGTGGCTAAGCAATTAGTTAAAGGTGAAGATAAGGAGTTTGTATATCTGGAGCCGAGGTTACGTGCGAAGGTTCGAACGAGGAATTGGACAAAATCAGGGATGTTACGGAGTCCTGTGTTCACAGAGTTTATTTTCTAA
- a CDS encoding beta family protein — protein MSYKENYVPVIKWKQGEQKAIECLSDESKSIITPLIEVAPIDWDFDKGQPKKTIDGHLQKIGESLRQCWNNDGEVYIDCLWIDQEERMADGNHYLSHILNSGREHSVKMVPVLGTDKDTEYQSAVVNAIQIDNLGVCFRLVGEDFENIGKNITDLLSIVQLEPEMIDLIIDYGYVNPAERTRTYQFLHLLLNSIPVVDRWRKVVLLGTSFPKDLSDVDADSVDTLERSEWLIWKRIISNRPIRLPVFGDYGISHPDILEADPKFLRISANIRYTADDKFIIFKGRWLRKFGYDQFYSLANLVVNHREYYGSNFSEGDKYISDVASGDDGPGNLTNWRKVGTNHHLAVVINELANLSLI, from the coding sequence ATGTCATACAAAGAGAATTATGTTCCCGTAATCAAGTGGAAACAGGGAGAGCAGAAAGCAATTGAATGCCTTAGCGATGAATCAAAGAGCATAATTACACCCCTTATTGAAGTCGCGCCAATCGATTGGGATTTTGATAAGGGCCAGCCGAAGAAAACAATTGACGGTCATTTACAGAAGATTGGTGAATCATTACGTCAATGTTGGAATAATGATGGAGAGGTTTATATTGATTGTCTTTGGATTGATCAAGAGGAGAGAATGGCCGATGGAAATCACTATCTATCTCATATATTAAACTCTGGAAGAGAACATAGTGTGAAAATGGTACCTGTCTTAGGTACAGATAAGGACACAGAATACCAATCAGCTGTAGTTAATGCGATCCAAATTGATAACTTGGGAGTATGTTTTCGATTGGTAGGCGAGGATTTTGAAAATATAGGAAAAAATATAACCGATCTTCTTTCAATTGTCCAATTAGAGCCCGAAATGATCGATTTAATAATTGACTATGGTTATGTGAACCCTGCTGAAAGAACAAGAACATATCAATTTTTACATTTATTACTAAACAGTATACCAGTAGTTGATAGATGGCGAAAAGTAGTTTTGTTGGGGACTTCTTTTCCCAAAGATCTTTCAGATGTTGATGCGGATTCCGTTGATACCTTAGAAAGATCTGAATGGTTGATCTGGAAACGAATTATTTCAAATCGTCCAATCCGCTTGCCTGTTTTTGGTGATTATGGAATTTCTCATCCAGATATTCTCGAGGCTGATCCGAAATTCCTAAGAATTAGTGCTAACATACGATATACTGCGGATGACAAGTTTATCATTTTTAAAGGGAGATGGTTGAGAAAATTTGGGTATGATCAGTTCTATTCCTTGGCAAACCTTGTAGTTAATCATCGTGAGTATTATGGAAGTAACTTTTCAGAAGGAGATAAGTATATAAGCGATGTTGCAAGTGGTGATGACGGTCCCGGGAATCTTACTAATTGGAGAAAAGTTGGGACCAATCATCATTTAGCTGTGGTTATCAATGAACTCGCCAATTTGTCCTTGATTTAA
- a CDS encoding sce7726 family protein: protein MKTKDIDIRTSLHRRLKAEHATEIADTLILDELALCQGDARIDVAVVNGAINGYEIKSESDTLGRLPRQCEAYSKVFDTVTVLTASKYVEGIINLVPDWWGLTRAEMEEDGVVHFFSIREPQKNPCIDSLALAQLLWRDEAIIILKERGLQKGLLSKPRKVLWEALAENLSLVDLQYEVRKTLKSRTNWRVH from the coding sequence ATGAAAACAAAAGACATAGATATAAGAACTTCATTGCATCGACGTTTGAAGGCGGAGCATGCTACCGAAATTGCAGATACACTAATTCTTGATGAACTTGCCCTTTGCCAAGGCGATGCGAGGATTGATGTCGCTGTCGTTAATGGTGCAATCAACGGATATGAAATTAAAAGCGAAAGTGATACCTTGGGAAGACTTCCACGACAATGTGAAGCATACAGTAAGGTTTTTGATACTGTCACTGTCCTAACAGCATCGAAATATGTTGAGGGCATTATAAATTTGGTTCCTGATTGGTGGGGCTTAACACGGGCTGAGATGGAAGAGGATGGGGTAGTTCACTTTTTTTCCATTCGTGAGCCGCAAAAAAACCCATGTATTGATTCTTTAGCCCTTGCTCAGCTTCTTTGGAGAGATGAGGCTATTATTATTCTCAAGGAAAGAGGCTTGCAAAAGGGTCTCTTAAGCAAGCCGAGAAAAGTGTTATGGGAAGCCTTGGCCGAAAATCTTTCTCTTGTAGATTTGCAATATGAGGTACGTAAAACTCTTAAATCAAGGACAAATTGGCGAGTTCATTGA
- a CDS encoding holin translates to MENQNLTEVLMFASLLSVFVLAGVQLVKTTITLPKNIIPLIGVIVGMLIGAVAYPFTDLQLVLRLWAGALAGLSATGLFELAFSNRSGTTKE, encoded by the coding sequence ATGGAAAATCAAAATCTAACGGAGGTTCTGATGTTTGCATCTCTGCTTTCCGTTTTTGTATTAGCGGGCGTGCAGTTGGTTAAGACCACGATTACCTTGCCTAAAAATATTATACCCTTGATCGGCGTCATTGTAGGTATGCTGATCGGAGCTGTAGCTTATCCGTTTACCGATCTCCAGCTGGTATTGCGGCTGTGGGCTGGAGCATTGGCTGGGTTGTCGGCTACAGGCTTGTTTGAACTGGCCTTTAGTAATCGTTCAGGAACGACCAAAGAGTAA
- a CDS encoding N-acetylmuramoyl-L-alanine amidase family protein produces the protein MIKNKYVIERRYIDIRQNVRPGTRLASGVPGFLVAHDTGNPGATADNHFTYFQNLTDRSASAQVFIDDKKILEIIPTGTGPDPAEKAWHVLYNVTTDNQLYGDDANDIALGIELCYGGKIEFAEAYKRYVWYLAYCCDKWRLNPLIHIPSHKQLDPTRKRDCEQGLVTGNKTFKDLLYDVVSEIKEQPAIIIPPEATQMPANVAQRLIDEYVSLAWFTAQHARDQVGMTHFHNLANNLRMASCIPLQQGSVVPFKQLYKSNAQELIFRWLSPDWFAAKLKGDKTVMTYYNNTANHLRRAAGIPIE, from the coding sequence ATGATCAAAAATAAATATGTAATCGAACGGCGTTATATAGATATACGCCAAAACGTTCGGCCCGGCACACGGTTAGCCTCCGGAGTACCGGGCTTTTTAGTTGCCCATGATACAGGTAATCCAGGAGCGACTGCGGATAATCATTTTACCTATTTTCAAAATCTTACTGATCGATCAGCGTCTGCCCAGGTATTTATTGATGATAAAAAGATACTGGAGATCATCCCGACAGGTACCGGGCCTGATCCAGCGGAAAAAGCCTGGCACGTCCTGTACAATGTGACGACTGATAACCAGCTTTATGGTGATGATGCTAACGATATTGCTCTTGGCATCGAGCTGTGTTACGGCGGTAAGATTGAATTTGCAGAGGCATACAAGCGGTATGTGTGGTATCTGGCTTATTGCTGCGATAAGTGGAGGCTTAATCCTCTGATCCATATTCCTAGTCATAAGCAGCTGGACCCAACTCGTAAGAGGGACTGTGAACAGGGGTTGGTTACTGGTAATAAGACTTTCAAGGATCTACTGTACGATGTGGTATCTGAGATCAAGGAGCAACCAGCTATTATCATTCCTCCTGAAGCTACACAAATGCCAGCTAATGTGGCGCAGCGTTTGATAGATGAGTATGTATCCCTTGCATGGTTTACAGCACAACACGCACGCGATCAGGTGGGCATGACGCATTTTCATAACTTGGCGAATAATCTCCGAATGGCATCATGTATTCCATTACAGCAAGGATCAGTAGTACCTTTTAAACAATTGTACAAGAGTAACGCCCAGGAACTTATCTTTAGATGGCTCTCTCCGGACTGGTTCGCTGCCAAACTCAAAGGCGATAAGACGGTAATGACTTATTACAATAACACTGCTAATCATTTACGGCGTGCTGCTGGAATACCAATAGAGTAA